The proteins below come from a single Burkholderia sp. FERM BP-3421 genomic window:
- the metG gene encoding methionine--tRNA ligase: MSASDLTSAPADAPHARRQILVTSALPYANGQIHIGHLVEYIQTDIWVRALRMHGHEVYYIGADDTHGTPIMLRAEQEGLTPKQLIERVWREHKRDFDSYGISFDNFYTTDSDENRVLSEQIYLALKDAGLIAEREIEQAYDPVKQMFLPDRFIKGECPKCHAKDQYGDNCEVCGSTYQPTDLLNPYSVVSGAAPERRKSVHYFFRLSDPRCESFLRSWVSGLAQAEATNKMREWLGDAGEAKLADWDISRDAPYFGFEIPGAPGKYFYVWLDAPVGYYASFKNLCAQRGIDFDAWVRQDSTTEQYHFIGKDILYFHTLFWPAMLEFSGHRTPTNVFAHGFLTVDGAKMSKSRGTFITAQSYIDAGLNPEWLRYYFAAKLNATMEDLDLNLEDFQARVNSDLIGKYVNIASRAAGFLLKRFDGRVQDSAMNHPLLATLRDAIPAIAAHYEAREYGRALRHAMELADAVNAYVDTAKPWEQAKDPANAVALHETCSVSLEAFRLLTLALKPVLPGVAAAVEQFFGIEPLVWSDAARPLSSTQPIRAYQHLMTRVDPKQIEALLAANRGSLQGAEAAAQPARKDAKPAAKAAAPAAGDEPFITIDDFAKVDLRIAKIVACQAVEGSDKLLQLTLDIGEDKTRNVFSGIKSAYQPEQLVGKLTVMVANLAPRKMKFGLSEGMVLAASAADEKAEPGLYILEPHGGAKPGMRVK; encoded by the coding sequence ATGTCCGCCTCCGACCTCACTTCCGCGCCCGCCGACGCACCGCACGCCCGCCGCCAGATCCTCGTCACGTCCGCGCTGCCCTATGCGAACGGACAGATCCACATCGGCCATCTGGTCGAATACATCCAGACCGACATCTGGGTGCGGGCGCTGCGCATGCACGGCCACGAGGTCTATTACATCGGCGCCGACGACACCCACGGCACGCCCATCATGCTGCGCGCCGAGCAGGAAGGCCTGACGCCGAAGCAGCTGATCGAGCGCGTGTGGCGCGAGCACAAGCGCGACTTCGACAGCTACGGGATTTCGTTCGACAACTTCTACACGACCGACTCCGACGAGAACCGCGTGCTGAGCGAGCAGATCTATCTCGCGCTCAAGGACGCCGGCCTGATCGCCGAACGCGAGATCGAGCAGGCCTACGACCCGGTCAAGCAGATGTTCCTGCCGGACCGCTTCATCAAGGGCGAGTGCCCGAAGTGCCACGCGAAGGACCAGTACGGCGACAACTGCGAGGTGTGCGGCAGCACCTATCAGCCGACCGACCTGCTCAACCCGTATTCGGTCGTGTCGGGCGCGGCGCCCGAGCGCCGCAAGTCGGTGCACTACTTCTTCCGCCTCTCCGATCCGCGCTGCGAGTCGTTCCTGCGCAGCTGGGTGAGCGGCCTCGCGCAAGCCGAGGCGACCAACAAGATGCGCGAATGGCTCGGCGACGCCGGCGAGGCGAAGCTCGCCGACTGGGACATCTCGCGCGACGCGCCGTACTTCGGCTTCGAGATCCCGGGCGCGCCCGGCAAGTATTTCTACGTGTGGCTCGACGCGCCCGTCGGCTATTACGCGAGCTTCAAGAACCTGTGCGCGCAGCGCGGCATCGATTTCGACGCCTGGGTCCGCCAGGACAGCACGACCGAGCAGTACCACTTCATCGGCAAGGACATCCTGTATTTCCACACGCTGTTCTGGCCCGCGATGCTCGAATTCTCCGGCCATCGCACGCCGACCAACGTGTTCGCGCACGGCTTCCTGACCGTCGACGGCGCGAAGATGTCGAAGTCGCGCGGCACCTTCATCACCGCGCAAAGCTACATCGACGCCGGCCTCAACCCGGAGTGGCTGCGCTACTACTTCGCCGCGAAGCTCAACGCGACGATGGAAGACCTCGACCTGAACCTCGAGGACTTCCAGGCGCGCGTCAACAGCGACCTGATCGGCAAGTACGTGAACATCGCAAGCCGCGCCGCGGGCTTCCTGCTCAAGCGCTTCGACGGCCGCGTGCAGGACAGCGCGATGAACCATCCGCTGCTCGCGACGCTGCGCGACGCGATCCCCGCCATCGCCGCCCACTACGAGGCGCGCGAATACGGCCGCGCGCTGCGTCACGCGATGGAACTCGCCGATGCGGTGAACGCCTACGTCGATACGGCGAAGCCGTGGGAACAGGCCAAGGATCCCGCCAACGCGGTCGCGCTGCACGAGACCTGCAGCGTGAGCCTCGAAGCGTTCCGCCTGCTCACGCTCGCGCTGAAGCCGGTGTTGCCGGGCGTCGCGGCCGCCGTCGAACAGTTCTTCGGGATCGAGCCGCTCGTGTGGTCGGACGCCGCGCGCCCGCTGTCGTCGACGCAGCCGATCCGCGCGTACCAGCATCTGATGACGCGCGTCGATCCGAAGCAGATCGAGGCGCTCCTCGCGGCGAACCGCGGCTCGCTGCAAGGCGCGGAAGCCGCGGCGCAGCCCGCGCGCAAGGACGCGAAGCCCGCCGCCAAGGCCGCGGCGCCCGCGGCCGGCGACGAGCCGTTCATCACGATCGACGATTTCGCGAAGGTCGACCTGCGCATCGCGAAGATCGTCGCGTGCCAGGCGGTCGAAGGATCGGACAAGCTGCTGCAACTGACGCTCGACATCGGCGAGGACAAGACCCGCAACGTGTTCTCGGGCATCAAGTCCGCATATCAGCCCGAGCAGCTCGTCGGCAAGCTCACGGTGATGGTCGCGAACCTCGCGCCGCGCAAGATGAAGTTCGGCCTGTCGGAAGGGATGGTGCTCGCGGCCTCCGCCGCGGACGAGAAGGCCGAACCGGGCCTGTACATCCTCGAACCGCACGGCGGCGCGAAGCCCGGCATGCGCGTGAAGTAA
- a CDS encoding mechanosensitive ion channel domain-containing protein — translation MRQILVGWLLAAVVTAAQAAASAPAAAPANVPTSSATAPALTSQQAQQALAVLENPRDRAQVETTLRAIAAVGALSAPAASAPPPASAASDAAAPTALKSNGLASMLVRQGSRWAVDLGRALHESARSLLDIGSVGHWWQDLLTRADARAAFLRALSIIVAVLLPALVVERLAARLLRRTLNALAARRGAGAPAQEPAPASGSDPDPSPDAAAARGRGHVRRHSTLLQRMPRALVSLLLRAVPVLGFVGVASLAMSILADEGTPAEAALEALIDIYVICRLIVIVARLFFQPDAPQLRLLRIGDRWAGFAQHWIGRFVTIVGGCTALVETAANFGLSEAGHVALLKAVALVGHVLVSVLILRCSRPVAARIRAHGAGRPSFAALGHALADAWAPASALIVMALWFVWALDVHHGYRVLVTLGGRSVAVLIVMRIVSIVVFGALARLFQRRDDDSTLVHRHAYRYYPLLRQIVSALVGLVTLALLLQVWGVPVLRAFEVGTIGHRLASALATIAIAAVVALVAWEAANIAIERRLQTWSNDGNLMRAARLRTLLPMLRTLLFVLIALVVVMTGMSQLGVNVGPLLAGASIFGVALGFGSQKLVQDFITGIFLLMENAMQVGDSVTLAGVSGTVEYLSIRTVRLRAGDGSLYTIPFSSVTTVNNTNRGLGNAAVKVSIAYGEDVDRAVAALREIGAALRDDPTYRDGILSDFSYWGVDQVDGASLALVGQMQCTDTTRWSVQREFNRRIATLFSARGIRIANPQRSVVAYEGGAPDPAHPAARQAAVADRP, via the coding sequence ATGCGACAGATCCTCGTTGGCTGGCTGCTTGCCGCCGTCGTCACGGCCGCCCAGGCCGCCGCCAGTGCGCCGGCCGCCGCGCCGGCGAACGTTCCCACCTCATCCGCGACAGCGCCCGCGCTGACTTCGCAGCAGGCGCAGCAGGCGCTCGCCGTGCTCGAGAACCCGCGCGATCGCGCGCAGGTCGAGACCACGCTGCGCGCGATCGCCGCCGTCGGTGCGCTGAGCGCGCCTGCCGCGAGCGCGCCGCCGCCGGCCAGCGCCGCATCGGACGCCGCCGCGCCCACCGCGCTCAAGTCGAACGGCCTCGCCTCGATGCTCGTGCGCCAGGGCTCGCGCTGGGCCGTGGATCTCGGCCGCGCGCTGCACGAATCGGCGCGCTCGCTGCTCGACATCGGCTCGGTCGGACACTGGTGGCAGGACCTGCTGACCCGCGCCGACGCGCGCGCCGCATTCCTGCGCGCGCTGTCGATCATCGTCGCCGTGCTGCTGCCTGCGCTCGTCGTCGAGCGCCTTGCCGCGCGTCTGTTGCGACGCACGCTGAATGCGCTGGCCGCGCGTCGCGGCGCCGGCGCGCCCGCGCAGGAACCCGCGCCCGCGTCCGGCAGCGACCCCGATCCGTCGCCCGACGCCGCGGCCGCGCGCGGACGCGGCCACGTGCGACGGCACAGCACGCTGCTGCAACGGATGCCGCGCGCGCTCGTCAGCCTGCTGTTGCGCGCGGTGCCGGTGCTGGGATTCGTCGGCGTCGCGAGTCTCGCGATGTCGATCCTCGCCGACGAAGGCACGCCGGCCGAAGCCGCGCTCGAAGCGCTGATCGACATCTACGTGATCTGCCGCCTGATCGTGATCGTCGCGCGGCTGTTCTTCCAGCCGGACGCGCCGCAACTGCGGCTGCTGCGCATCGGCGATCGCTGGGCGGGCTTCGCGCAGCACTGGATCGGCCGTTTCGTGACGATCGTCGGCGGCTGCACCGCGCTCGTCGAGACGGCCGCGAACTTCGGCCTGAGCGAAGCGGGCCACGTCGCGCTGCTGAAGGCCGTCGCGCTCGTCGGCCACGTGCTGGTGTCGGTGCTGATTCTGCGGTGCAGCCGGCCCGTCGCCGCGCGGATCCGCGCGCATGGCGCGGGCCGGCCGTCGTTCGCGGCGCTCGGCCACGCGCTCGCGGACGCATGGGCGCCCGCGTCGGCGCTGATCGTGATGGCGCTGTGGTTCGTGTGGGCGCTCGACGTGCACCACGGCTACCGCGTGCTGGTCACGCTCGGCGGCCGGTCGGTCGCGGTGCTGATCGTCATGCGGATCGTGTCGATCGTCGTGTTCGGCGCGCTCGCGCGGCTGTTCCAGCGCCGCGACGACGACAGCACGCTCGTCCATCGCCATGCGTACCGCTATTACCCGCTGCTGCGCCAGATCGTATCGGCCCTGGTCGGCCTCGTGACGCTCGCGCTGCTGCTGCAGGTGTGGGGCGTGCCGGTGCTGCGCGCGTTCGAAGTCGGCACGATCGGCCACCGGCTCGCGTCCGCGCTCGCGACGATCGCGATCGCGGCCGTGGTCGCGCTCGTGGCGTGGGAGGCCGCGAACATCGCGATCGAGCGCCGTCTGCAGACCTGGTCGAACGACGGCAACCTGATGCGCGCCGCGCGCCTGCGTACGCTGCTGCCGATGCTGCGCACGCTGCTGTTCGTGCTGATCGCGCTGGTGGTCGTGATGACGGGGATGAGCCAGCTCGGCGTGAACGTCGGCCCGCTGCTGGCCGGCGCGAGCATCTTCGGCGTCGCGCTCGGCTTCGGCTCGCAGAAGCTCGTGCAGGATTTCATCACCGGGATCTTCCTGCTGATGGAGAACGCGATGCAGGTCGGCGATTCGGTCACGCTCGCGGGCGTGTCGGGCACGGTCGAGTACCTGTCGATTCGCACGGTGCGGCTGCGCGCCGGCGACGGCTCGCTGTACACGATCCCGTTCAGCTCGGTGACGACCGTCAACAACACGAATCGCGGGCTCGGCAACGCGGCCGTCAAGGTGTCGATCGCGTACGGCGAGGACGTCGACCGCGCGGTCGCGGCGCTGCGGGAGATCGGCGCCGCGTTGCGCGACGATCCGACCTACCGCGACGGCATCCTGTCGGATTTCAGCTATTGGGGCGTCGACCAGGTCGACGGCGCGTCGCTCGCGCTCGTGGGGCAGATGCAGTGCACGGACACGACGCGCTGGAGCGTGCAGCGGGAGTTCAACCGGCGCATCGCGACGCTGTTTTCCGCGCGCGGGATCCGGATCGCGAATCCGCAGCGCAGCGTGGTCGCCTACGAGGGCGGCGCGCCTGATCCGGCTCATCCCGCCGCGCGGCAGGCGGCCGTGGCGGATCGCCCATGA
- a CDS encoding TonB-dependent receptor plug domain-containing protein, with translation MLRLPPPYWNGLKLATNGWYALPRIDPYFMERVEVLKGPVSVLYGLRFPWAGLRDCATAGLRDCGTAGLRDCATAGLRDCGTARLRDCGTAGLRDCGTAGLRDCATARLRDCATARLRDCATARLRDCATARLRDCATARLRDCATARLRDCATARLRDCATARLRDCATARLRDCATARLRDCATARRGVG, from the coding sequence TTGCTTCGCCTGCCCCCACCGTACTGGAACGGCCTGAAGCTCGCCACCAACGGCTGGTACGCGCTGCCGCGGATCGATCCGTACTTCATGGAGCGGGTCGAGGTGCTGAAGGGGCCGGTCTCCGTGCTGTACGGGCTTCGCTTCCCGTGGGCGGGACTGCGGGACTGCGCGACTGCGGGACTGCGCGACTGCGGGACTGCGGGACTGCGCGACTGCGCGACTGCGGGACTGCGCGACTGCGGGACTGCGCGACTGCGCGACTGCGGGACTGCGGGACTGCGGGACTGCGGGACTGCGGGACTGCGCGACTGCGCGACTGCGCGACTGCGCGACTGCGCGACTGCGCGACTGCGCGACTGCGCGACTGCGCGACTGCGCGACTGCGCGACTGCGCGACTGCGCGACTGCGCGACTGCGCGACTGCGCGACTGCGCGACTGCGCGACTGCGCGACTGCGCGACTGCGCGACTGCGCGACTGCGCGACTGCGCGACTGCGCGACTGCGCGACTGCGCGACTGCGCGACTGCGCGACTGCGCGACTGCGCGACTGCGCGACTGCGCGACGCGGGGTCGGATGA